The Antennarius striatus isolate MH-2024 chromosome 8, ASM4005453v1, whole genome shotgun sequence nucleotide sequence ACAATCTGAGCTTGTTATCACATCGTTTTAAggtgtaaaaattattttacaaatcagaaataaaattgTATTCAAGGAATATATAGATTTAATTTAGATGAATGTGCATCTacctaaatacatttttagctTTTCATGGTAATTTGTTTGATGATGAATTTTATTCTGTGTCACTaattaaaatctttttgaaacacttttctttcttcttcactcACATGGCATAAACTATTAggacttccatccatccatccatcttccaccgcttatccggaatcgggtcccGGGCTATTAGGACTTATCATTTCAAATGTTCCCTTATTAGCGAAAACTTCGGACCTGATTATCAGCCTTATAGGAGGGTATTTATTGCTACCCTATCAGTGGTTTCTGAAGATTTTTCTGAGGATAAGAGGTGAGAATGAACAATTATGACACATGAGAAACTGGTAATAGAGTTCAGAGTCAGAAATACATGTGTATTTCAAGACATCCTAAGTTTTAttaacattgttgttgttggttttctatttctgtttattgtcttTCATGGAATTGTGTGATGGGTGCTACGATTATTCATGAATTTTAACAATGAATTTCAAACGTGAATCTTAAATCTCTTCTTAAATTGTCAATCGCCGTTCACCAAATCGCTGTGACTGTCATACTGTCACGTCACAAAGTCATGTGCAAAGAACACGAGATGAATAATCAATATGTCAATAAAGGCTGCATGACTGGACCAAAGCTCATAAACAGTTTCCACACAGTTATCTGGTGCTTTTAACTACTAACTACATTTATGTATGCAGTCACATTACACTGGGGACCCTTCCTTTTATCGTATTATTCAGCCCAGGTTTTGTGTTAATTCATGTGTATTTTACATTGAGATAGCATGTTACCTGGTTTTACTACATACACTACTTAATTATAAGACAGCATCACAAGGTGAGGCCAAACATGCAATGGAAACGGTAACAGCCTGAAACTGCTGAAACTACTACGGTATTTACAGAAAGAAGGTGGCTGGCATGACAGACAGCGGTTTAATTTCTAAAGTCTAGCTCTTTAGTTCATTTTTCAGAAAATTTAATCCTTGTGTTGTTCAGAAGAGAACTTCAAATCAGTGTGTAAGACTAAATACATACAATAATACCAATACCAGTAAGGAATGATTTATGTAAATAGAAACATAGCatcaaacaaatatttcagaatgaaaacaagatgcagaaagtcttttcttttcatcaagCTCACGTTTCTGAGGTAGAATCTAAAATAAGAAATCTTATTTCAGACCTAAATTATCTCATGCAATTGGCATATTTCCTGTTCAATAATTTACAGTCTTCCCAGTCTATAGTTAAATATTACATAATCACCAGTCAGGTGTGATAACAATACTGTACTAAGTATTAATCTATCTGACATTAAACGGGCTTTTGTTGAGGGCAGTAAGCATCGAGGggcaaaaaaataacatcagtagACGTCTGCCCCCAATATGTTGAAATACGACAAACAATagtttgaaaatgtaaatgtaatcaaaCTTCAAGCAAAAAGGAACTGATTAGACCTGCCGGAAAGAATATTCATCACCAAGAAACTTAAtactttgaaaataaattaagcaAACTAAGGACACTGAGCCAAGGCCATTTGTGAGTAGTTGCATGACACTGCGGATTatacaaccaaccaaccaaacaaccaaccaaacaaccgaccaaacaaacaaacaaacagacaaaaaaggcTCGTCAACCATTCTTTACAAAGGATTTCAAGAGAGGAAGTTTTTCTACAGCTTCTGTTAATAATGAATCTCCTGCCAAGTGCCCTCATTGATTGGTGTCTCCATATGTGACAGATATGTGTTGCAACATCACCAGTTAGTAGGCGATTAAGGGAAAGGCACACTTTTGTCTGTGCTGATAttattttcatactttcagCAATGGAACAAATGAAtctgtctttcatgtttttgtctgttctcTTTTGAATTCAATACTGAATTCaaatccattttattttgtgtgcttCAAGCAATCAAGGCTTGAGGTGATTTACAATTCTTTTTTCATCTCTATtatttggaaaacatttttattcctgCACAAAGATTGTTTGAATACACTGAAGCATAATGAGTTCTAAAATCACAGCCAAATTACAACacctttattttaataaagattCCACTGTAGATAAAAAGAAGCTAAAATCAGATATGCTTACCTCAACCATCCCACTTGCAAACAGTCACTACCAATATTGCACTTTGCATCAACTGAGaacatgaaatcaaatcaaacttaatcaaatcaaatcaaaatattttgtgcATCATTTCACACACAGCTTCCAAACATTTACCTTAGCACATCTGTTTGGCTATTTTTTGGAAAGTTGAGATAAAATTCAAATTCCTATAGTTTTGCTGTAGATTTCCCGCTCATGCCAAGAGCTCTCTCCCAAAGATTTTACTGAACACCACAAAGCGTGTTCATGTCTAAATGACTGTGGACTAATCTGTTGAACAACACTGCCATCCTGCGGCAAATATGAGAACAACTTTCGCGTAGAGATAATACCagtaatacagaaaaatattgtaaaaaaaatactgtactgtttgATTAAGGCAGTGAGGCTGAGCATGCTGGgaattataatacagtatttgtatAATATATGTTAAtctatgaaagaaaaagaaattttaactcaagaaatatattaataaaaataattttaaaaattaaccaGAATTTGTTTTGAAGTTAATGAACCCCCAGAATATTCTGACAACAACTTTCCTTTGAGAGTATTTTTATTGTCCTGAAAGACTTTTCTTACCATTTAGTTGAAAAACATTGTGTTCACTGagtgatgaaaaatattttcaatgtgTTTTGTAGTTGCATTGTAGCCATCAGCTACCTTCATAAGGAAagtagaaaatgtattaaattatactgttgtttatttttttttatcctgtgtaatatttttttttataatgtaatattttttcatCCAGTTGCTTTGAAGACTTGaaaatttatactgtatatattgctGTTTAGAAAAAAAGCTTAAATGAAGCTAGCAGGAGATTTTCACATAATTAGAAATATTACTTAACACCAATTTATATCCGTTGCATCACCTTTAAAAGAATGAATTATACATATGTTACTTACAGCTTTCAATTTCAATTGGTGACATAAAAATCCATATTGAATCTTTGAATGCATATTGTTACTCCTGATGTCAGCGGTCAATGACGACAAAACAATAAGTCaacatcaaaaaataatttattttcaaacccAGAGGCAATTTGTGGTCACAGTTATGACATATTATTGCAGTTTTGATATGTATTTTACACTCACTGTACACTGCCACTATGAATACACTATGCGAAAACTACAGTCCTTCTACAACCTAATGACTCTATCCACTACTTGCGAGAACTACTTTAACTTATTTGTCTTATGAGGGAAAAACCATATGAAAGTTCTCTATCAACAAAGAATACATTTTGCACTTGTAGCACCATTCATTGTATTATGCTATGAATGTGAAGAATAACTTAATATTGTAGTGGTTACTACTTCACAGGCTTGTACCTCTCTGAAAGCCTAGCGGAGGTCTTTTCAAACAGGAGCACCATAACTGGTCACTTGTGCAAAGATTTgtgccaaaaacaaaaaacaaaaacaaaaaaaatctccatagCATTGTAACAcactgtgtatatgtgtgtgtatgttcgtgtgtgtgtgtgtgtgtgtcattgtctGCTCCTTCAGATTTAGGGCAATGTCATTCTATCAGAAAGTGACAGAAAACCGTTGCCGTGTGAATGAAAGAGGGGTCTTCAAAAGGGGACGGGTCCGTAGTAGGCCTTGTACGCAGCCACGATACCTGCAGTCTCTGCCATCTCGTCACAAGCGATGTTcgtctcacatacttctctcaGCCTGGATAGTAGAGCAGATACAACCATTTAGGAGGCTCTTGATATTGCAGTAGCTGGTCAAGTGTGCATCTCATTTGTTCAGTTTGAGTAAACAAGCGTACCTTTCCAGCTGCACAGGGGTGAGGTCTCCTTGAACAGCTCTTCTTCTTCGGAGGAGAGCAGAAGCCAGGTCTCTCTTCATAACCACATGAGATGCTGTTGGGACAAATATCACTGTCTCAGATCTGTTTTTGCTTAACATCTGAACAGAAATGCAAAAATTTCATTTCAATGTCATGCAAAGTTTTCTTGCGGAAAGTAACATTTTTGCATACCTTCATCACTGGCTGAGTCTGAGGCGTGGGAGTCGGACTCAGAAGAAGAGGACTCAGAAGATGTGGACTCAGAGGAAGATTCGGATGAGGACGAATCAGAAACGGCGCTGGAATCAGATGCTGCAGAGTCAGATTCAGAGGATGAGTCTGAATGGGACTCAGAGGAGGAATCGGAAGCGCTGGAAGAATAGGATGTATCAGCAGCCGTGTCGTCAGTGGAGACATCGGTAGAGTCCACGGCGACCTCCGATTCATAATCTAAGGATCACAGAAGATGATATTTTTATACAGACAGTGGGTACTTACATTATTCCAAAAAACTATTAAACATCACAACAATGATGCACAAGGTTTGTCCTCACCTCCCGTTGACCAGCACACTGACAGAGTAGcacagatgaagaggagcgtCAGAGTCTTCATGGTGTCTTTTAGGTGATGTCTTGCTCTAGACAAGATGCTTTGTTGATTTCTTGCCCTTCGTAGCTTTCCTTGGATGGCGTGCTTCTTACCCTGATTCCACGTCAATATATACTGAAATCCACCTCCTCTGTAAGGCCAGACCCACATGATGGGGTtaccctctgattggctggagaaTCAAATATCAATGCTTCCATTTGTCATCAAAGCTTTTCTAAAACACCCACGCAGCTCTGGCATCAAGTCTAGAAACCCATTCAACTTTACACAGAGTTGCTTGGCCACAAGCATTGCTGGCATTCAGCGGTACCTACAGTGTGTGGCTTATGTAAACATGCATGTATGCACATATATACAGCATGCAAACCTTTATTTGACTTAGGCTGGTGGGATTTCCCTTCTCCACAatgcacatgcatacacataaaCAGGTAACGCAGAAACACTTTGCATTTCTCCTTAAAGAGTTCATATGGGCTATATTCAAACTGAGTAACTGAACCTTAAAATAGTCAAACTCCTTGGCATTGGGGTGGATTTCTATTTTTCTCAGGCTTCCTTCAACAAAATTCGATTATTTCCCTGCCAATAATTTCCCGAGGTCTGAccataaatcatttttatttttgtcttgtttacCAATCCATAGAAAGCCTTTAAGTTTCTTTGCCATTCATTGCTACGGtataaatattctaaataaagtaagaaaaaaaccaTGAAGTCTAGATAAGTGGCACAAATAATGTCTATAAACCGCCCTTAGAGTATGATTGGATTTTAAGCAGACTTGTTAACAGGGTTGCCTGTTTAAACTCGAGGGTGCCTTCTCTCCCCCCACTGTTATTTTATAACACTCCTTGCCCCAGATGTGATCTTCCACCACAACAGACCTCAAACTATAATCTGAGCTGAACCAAGCTTCTAATCGGGTGACACAGTGCAGCAGTGAGACTCATTATGTGACAGAGCTTAATTAGAGTGTTGCAGTCCCACCAGAACCACAGTGAGTTGCTATTTGCAGAGCCCCGTTGGTCAATGCAACTCTTGGCTAGATTCAGGCATGGCCACGGCTTACCAACATCAGCCAGTGGCCCAAGACTCTTCCTTGCTTGTTGTATTTCAGCATATAGTATAAAATCCAGCTAAATATAGATAAACCCCCATGTCTTGGATGCATGGCGTTGTGCATGTGGTTTTGGAAGCAGCTTTTTGTTTGtgcaaaaacagtttaaatgtgGCTTCAGCTGtggttttagttttaaaatacagtatttggaGACATCAACCAGGTTGTAAGTTGAAAACTGGACATTTATCCAGACATATCAGCTCACATAAATATCTCTGAGGGCCCTGAACAGATTCATATAGCAAAAAAATTCGACGCACTGTAGAATGACCCTGGCTCTTTGTATTTCACTGTCTGGAGTTATTTCTGGTGTTTGGGTCTTGTCTTGGAAGATGTGCTATATAATTGTAATGTCTGCTCCCGCATTCACTGCTAAAGAAACAGATGGAGAAAGCAACAGAAATGTTCCTGAATGGGAAGGAAATATGTCTAGGGAAACTTGATCAGTTTTGATGTTTGTTGTTGCAGACTCTTTTTGGTTTCCAGTTGGTTTGACTTGACACGTCTGTCTGTGTAGCACAAACTGGAAGACTtttaaggaggaggaggccagtTAAGGGTCACTTTGGATAATGAGTTCCATCAGCTGCACGGAACATTGCTGGGACAAAGGAATTTGTTCACTAGTAGGATGACCCTtcctaaatacagtaatgaGAGCCATAGGAAATATTTTCTGCCTGTGGCCATCAAACTGTACAAATCCTCACTCTGACAGTCATGCAGTGATGAAAAGGAATGAAGCGAACTCAAAAATCTGTTTATAtgtatgttaatattttttttatttattcctttatttattctcaATTCTTTTAGTTCTTTATTCTAAATTCTAAATTGTGTTTAGTCTTATTCTCACTTTTTTGTGGCACTTTCTAGAGctgtgcaaaacaaaaaagcattgATCCTTATCCTGATTTATTAGAATaagaatgttttcattgtgCAATAGcctcaaacaaaaaatatttctgtaacacattaaaatacataaGAATCCATGGGTAAGTATGTGTATGCTTCAGTAAGTCTTGCATACATTACATTGAAGGAATGCTTGTACAGAACTTGAAGCTTAATTTCAGCTCTACTGATGTGCTTCTGGTGGGCTACTGCCGTATATACTGTAGTGAATAAAGTCATTGAAAGgtaataaaactgtaaaatgtgacaaattcTTTGAATTCCTTCAGATGCCCatagactgatagaacatgaagcAGTAGCTATGACAGCACTCGAAGCATAAAGTATGGATGTTGATGCAAGGAAGCTCTAAAGAAATTCCAAAATGAAGGTACCCCGCTCACTCATACTTCATAATTAGAGTATGTATTCTTGATCTATGGCTCTTGCAATTAGGGAATTAACCATCATAATGAGGCCAGTCCATTCATGTATCAAAGGGGCCTTATGTCAgcatgtaataaaaaaatgtggatATACTGTAAAATGAAACTCCAATAAAAAGAACCACAGCATGAATGTGTCCTCATGTTTGGACAAAGCCTGCAGAATAGAGCTGCTGTGCTGTGTGAACTTAAAACGTTCCATATATAATGTATACAAAAATGACTTTGTGCTATAAAACTGCTGTTTAGTCAGTGCGTTGCACACCGATGGTACAGCAGGCACAAGCCAACCCACTCATTTTAATTCCCAGTTCTTACACCTAAAAAGGAACAGCATGGCAAACCACAGTGTTTCACATCTACTACACGGATCCACAGCAGAACTGCATGGTTTGCTTTTCAATCTGAAAActtcaaaaaataaacacatgagagaaaataaaatggtcACATCAAGCTGTTATAGAATATAGAATTTCTAGTCACATAAAATCCTTAGTGTTGGAATTTTTTCTGAAATACTTACTGAATAATATTTACAGTAAGTAAATTTAGAAtcactttttacatttttttcctcataggTTCTCAGAATTATAGGCCGGCCTTATTTTGGAAGTTGTTTAAGCTGTTTGTACTCACCCCTTCACTGCTCGCATTACCATCACATCAAGCTTAAAGCTATTCAGTCTTTGTAATTTTACAGACTTTGTCATTAAACATGAGCTGAAGGAAAACATGCGTATGTTGAAGTAATCAAAACATTATGTACAATGCTTCGTGATCAATTACGTTTTCAGTTAGAATGTTGATTCCTTTACATTCGATCATTACATTTCCGTGTCTCAGACCGAAGGTACACACAGTATATTTCCATCTGGTCTCTGACAGACACACCTGCCAGGCTTTCCCAATGCTGGCGGATCCCATCTGCTGAAGCGGTGTAGCACCACTATTTATACTGATCCCAAGCTGGGCTTAAATTCCTTTCTAGCTTGAGGAAATATATTTGGGGTAGACCCAAACTGTTTTGTGCTTGATATTTACAGACCATGTGTTATTTGAGagctttatttcctttattgCTAAATGCCCTTtcttaaatacatatttttagctcaatatatatatttttgtggaACCCTTCGACTCCCAGGCCCTGCATTTTACTCTGTGTGATTGCTACATCAATTCATTTATGTGATTTTGTGTAGAGGatgtttttcactttatttacaACACATGCGTATCCAGGGTGACTCATATGAGACTTTACTGCACCTCGATTGTCATTTCTTCTCTGTGGGatctctgtcactctctctgaGGTCGGTGTCTTGTGGTTATGGCAATAACTTTAGTGGACAGACTAACAAACTCTTGTAGCAATTTGTGGCCAGAGACCTGTGGTCTGCTAACCAGACCGCAGACGGGCTCACGTCGGAgtaaacagacaaaacacaacacaggacTGTAACGGACACATGAAAACTCTTCTGCATAAAGAAGAAACAGTTCAAGACGTGGCTAAACTGTTACGACAGACAAATTCACACAGGAGCTGTTGTTTTTCTCCCATTTTattgaacatttatttatcattttatatttctatgAGTGCTACAGCTCTGTTTTGGCTTCTGCACCTGCCTGCTTCACTTcctgaaaaagatttttttttaaaaatgtgatgagTGACATTCAGCAGACAATACAGCACAGTTGGAACAGCTGAAACTTCAATCAGGATTACCTCAAGATTATCAATGCAGTGGTTCACACGCACAGACATAAATTTTAGGATTGTACTGTAATTCCATAATATAAAAGTTCAAAATGGGTATTAAGTAACTTACATGTATGTCCTTATATAGCAATTTAAGACATTGTTTGATATTTGAGTTTGGCTTTGCTTCATTTCTAGTTTTATTTGGGAAACATTTTCAATCATTTTACCCTTAAAAGCAGAGAAATTCACACAGAAAGTTTAAGGAGTCACCAATAATTTGAGGGCCAGTGTTCCTTCAATGTTACACTTCTTTTCACAGAATGTCCATCTATGATAGAGTGCAGTGACTTATTTGTGCAATGATAACTGCTCACCTTCAGATCTCCTCGTAGGAAGGACTTGCAGAACTCTCGGACTTGTTCGGTAGAAATTTCTTGCTCAGGTAGGAGCCACTTCATGTCAGAGTCACCATCATAAATACCAACTCGTGGCAGGTCCTGAGACTTGAGTCCAAAGTAACCCAGTGACCGGGAGTTGGACTTCACCGCTCCATTAATCAGCACAAACAGGAACTGGAAAGCCGTTTTCACTTAAATTTAACCCATTGTAATGAACCacaaatgtaaacatgtaaatcaCTTGGGTGCATTTcactcctcttcttttcctttcagcttttcccttcaggggtcaccacagcaaatcgattacctccatctaaccctgtcttctgcatcctcttctctcacaccaactaccttcatgtcctccttcactacatccataaacctcctctttggtcttcctctaggcctcctgcctggcagttcaaaactcagcatccttctaccaatatattcactatctctcctctggacctgtccaaaccatctcagtctggcctctctgactttatctccaaaacctctaacatgtgctgtccctctgatgtactcattcctgatcctatcaatcctggtcactcccagagagaacctcagcatcttcatctctgctacctccagctctgcctcctgtcttttcctcagtgacactgtctctagaccaaacaacatcgctaaAATCTTTAAATCAAAATcgttaaaatcctccaccttcttgatctcttctccctctaacctcactcttccacttgggtctctctcattcacacacatgtactctgtcttactgcggctaaccttcattcctctcctttccaggacaaacctccacctttccacctgttccctgctctcactacagatcacaatgtcatctgcaaacatcatagtccatggagattcctgtctaacctcgtctgtcagcctgtccatcaccatagcaacaagaaggggctcggagctgatccctgatgcagtcccacctccaccttgaactcctctgtcacacctacagcacacctcaccactgtcttacagtcctcatacatgtcctgcaccgttctaacatacttctctgccactccagacttcctcatacaataccacagttcctctctgggcaccctgtcataagctttctccagatctacaaaaacacaatgcagctccctctggccttctctgtacttctctatcaacatcctcaaagcaaatactgcatctgtagtactcttttttggaaaccatactgctgctcacaaatgttcacttctgcccttagtctagcttccactactctttcccatgacTTCATCGTATGACTCACAgctattcctctgtagttgccacaacttcTTGTTCTCACAACAGCACACTTCTTCAAATTATACTGCAATTTAGAATTAAAACCAATCATGGGTGAAGTCGTTTACTAAATTTGCTCACCTTGCCTATGAACTCGGGGGCCAGAGCTCCCAGTCGAGCCTTGAGCTCAGAATATTCTTCAGTGCCTTTGTTGACAAAGAGCAGGAGGTGTGACTTCACCTCCGAGTTGAACAGACCCACAGCTGTCTGAGAAGGAAGATCAAaaccaaaagaagaaaacagcaaaaaccAAGAACAAGAGCACAGACGGGACACGCTACAATCCTACTGGTCACTCACAATGTCTTCGGTCAGAAGTCTCTCACTGCTTTCTAATCTATCCTCCTTTAAAattttggaattattttttttttactttttgtgctTAAATTAATGTGTCTTCACACTTTTTGTCTATTGATACTTTACAcaattttatctgttttaaatTCATACTCTCAGAATTTTCTGAACATTTATTGTCCTCTGTTTAAATGGAATTAACAACATGATGACGAAATGACATAAAgccagaaagcaaaaaaaattccaataaaGTGCAAATCCAAAGTTAgaaatttgttctttttatattattttcttatatttatcAAAATTTATATTTGAATGGGATGCCATACAAATGGCATTTTGACAGACAGCTatagtaaaacatttaaatgatagaATTGAAAACATGAGTTGAGCTCACCACTTGGTTGTATTCTGTGATATATCGGACCTCGTTGGTGGTGATGAAGTTTACAAGACCGTCAGCTTCTAGCTTCTTGAGCTTGGCAAGAACGAGGTCCTCTCGATGATCGTCAGCCTAAATGACATAAATACAtaacatttcacattaaaaatttAGTATTTGATTGTACACCGATGAAATAATGCGATCTCATGGTGTGTAGATTACCTTTCTGAAAAGGGAAATGGTGTCTGAGGAGAGGCCATAGTCGGCCCACACTTCTTTCACGGTGCAAATGGCTACAGGGACAGAGTCAACTCGCTTCGCTGCAGCAACAAGTTCCTGGTAGCCGCTGCTATCCTCTCCCTGAGACACAAAAGGAAGAGAATGACAGTGGGAGGTTGTTTGATCTATAA carries:
- the bglapl gene encoding bone gamma-carboxyglutamate (gla) protein, like, with product MKTLTLLFICATLSVCWSTGDYESEVAVDSTDVSTDDTAADTSYSSSASDSSSESHSDSSSESDSAASDSSAVSDSSSSESSSESTSSESSSSESDSHASDSASDEASHVVMKRDLASALLRRRRAVQGDLTPVQLERLREVCETNIACDEMAETAGIVAAYKAYYGPVPF
- the LOC137600713 gene encoding endoplasmic reticulum resident protein 27 encodes the protein MLIAVFYSILIFSVVATEEDIGLFKLIDTKAAEAFIDSAELVVVGFLEGEDSSGYQELVAAAKRVDSVPVAICTVKEVWADYGLSSDTISLFRKADDHREDLVLAKLKKLEADGLVNFITTNEVRYITEYNQVTAVGLFNSEVKSHLLLFVNKGTEEYSELKARLGALAPEFIGKFLFVLINGAVKSNSRSLGYFGLKSQDLPRVGIYDGDSDMKWLLPEQEISTEQVREFCKSFLRGDLKEVKQAGAEAKTEL